The genomic interval AGGACGGCCTCGCGGCCCCGCGACACCCTCCTGACCGGTGGCTCGTCCGTGAGCTCGAACGCATAGGACCGGGCGACCGCCTCGCTGGCCGCGTTGGCGGCGTCGATGCGCAGTACCACCCGGCGCGGCCGGATCTCCCGGAGCGTGTACTCGGCGGCCAGCCGCACCGCCCGTCCGGCCAACCCCTGCCCCCGGTGGGCGGGTCCGACGCCGTAGGCCAGCTCCACGTCCCGTTCGTCCGAACCGCTGCGGAACAGCAGGACCTCACCCCGGGGAAGGACCCCGTCGGTGGTGACGGCCAACTGGACCTTCCGCCCCTCGGCCTGCCCCTCCCGCGCCCCGGCCAGGTACGCTCGCGCCGCCGTCAGGTCGAACGGCGAGGCCACCGGAGTCCACCGGGCCATCTCGGGATCGTCGTAGAGCGCGACCAGGTGGGCGAGGTCGGCGTCGGACCACTCGCGCAGCCGGACGCCGTAGCCTTCGAGACGCACCGGTGGGACGAGGGTGAGGGTTCGGTTCGGGTCCATGGGCCGATCCTGCCCCGGGAAGGCGGTCGGATGGAGGAGTCGGTGCTCGGCGGCGGCGCGGTCAACGACGTCGTCCGGGTCGGCGGGACCGTGCGGCGCACTCCGTCCGAACGGTCGGGATTCGTAAGGGAGTTGCTCGCTCTGTTCGAGAGCGCGGGCTGGCAGGGCGCGCCGCGGTTCCTCGGTGTCGACGAGCTCGGCCGGGAGACCTTCGGCCACATCGAGGGGAAGGCCGCCGTGACCCCGCGCGAGCGCGCCGCGGCCCGGACCGACGAGGCCCTCACGGAGGTTGCCCGACTCGTCCGCGCCTTCCACGACCTGACGCACGGCACGGCGCTCGCCGGCGACCGGGACGTCGTCTGTCACAACGACCTCGCGCCGAAGAACACGGTGTACGCGGCATGGCGGCCCGTCGCGTTCATCGACTGGGACCTGGCAGCTCCGGGCGAGCGGATGCACGACCTCGCCCATGTCTGCTGGCAGTACCTCGACCTGGGGCCGGGCGTCACGGACGTACGGGAGGCCGCTCGCCGCATGCGGCTGATCTGCGATGCCTA from Streptomyces sp. CC0208 carries:
- a CDS encoding GNAT family N-acetyltransferase, whose product is MDPNRTLTLVPPVRLEGYGVRLREWSDADLAHLVALYDDPEMARWTPVASPFDLTAARAYLAGAREGQAEGRKVQLAVTTDGVLPRGEVLLFRSGSDERDVELAYGVGPAHRGQGLAGRAVRLAAEYTLREIRPRRVVLRIDAANAASEAVARSYAFELTDEPPVRRVSRGREAVLRTWRLRS
- a CDS encoding phosphotransferase, coding for MEESVLGGGAVNDVVRVGGTVRRTPSERSGFVRELLALFESAGWQGAPRFLGVDELGRETFGHIEGKAAVTPRERAAARTDEALTEVARLVRAFHDLTHGTALAGDRDVVCHNDLAPKNTVYAAWRPVAFIDWDLAAPGERMHDLAHVCWQYLDLGPGVTDVREAARRMRLICDAYGVDERDGLLDTVLWWQGRCWRGIEAGALRGERAMIGLRERGAVDEVRAAERWVAGHRRELGACLR